DNA sequence from the Anguilla anguilla isolate fAngAng1 chromosome 4, fAngAng1.pri, whole genome shotgun sequence genome:
agggtggggtggggggggggggacctcagCTCAAATTCGATCTGTCTCTTTAAATTCTCAGCCCCAGCTGAAGAGGCTCCTCCCACCTTCCGTCCTCTCACCTTCTCAATCTTCTCATCCAGCATCCTGAAGAACTCCTGCTGACTCTCTGACGTGTGGATactgagagagatggggagagggagggagtggggagggggaaagagggaaggggagagagggagggggaaggggagagaggtagagaaggagagaggggaaggaaagagagggaaaggggagagggagtgagagtgggagagagaaggagattgAGATGGaggaagttggggggggggggggggcagagggggggccAACAGGGAGGCAACAAATACCATGAGAATTTTCCATTGCGCGGAGCTGAGAACAGACTCTCACAGTCCGAGCGGCCAGACCAACTCCTGCAAGACCGTCGCTGGCTGCGAAGCAGTTGCACTCAGAGATCAATGAATCATTTTATTGGACAGTCGGGGGAACCGCAAAATTGCCGCATTACCCTGAGCACCCAAACACTCGCATTAGACAGCGAaatccacctccctccctccagctccctccatctccctccatctcagTAATCAAATAGAAAAAGCGAATCCATTATCAAACGAGCACACACCGACACCACTGTCAACGGTCGGGAAAAGATGCACATGATGTAATGCTtttacagcacaaaaaaaaaatgaagtagcACATACGGTAAAagagcacatgcacgcacacacactaatgtacacacagagacacgcacacacatacacacacagatacatactaatgtacacatacacacgcacacagagacacacagacagacagacacacacacgcacatgcatgcacacacacacacacagatacactctaatgtacacacacacacacacgcacacacacagaaacacacactcacgcacacagacacacacatgcacacacacacagacacactctaatgtacacacacacacacacacacacacagatacactctaatgtacacacacacacacacacacacacacacacagaaacacacacacgcagagcagaGATGAGTCTGACTCACTTGGTCCTGTTAGTGTTGCCCCCCGGGATCTCCTTGTGCTGTCTGTTCCTGAACGCCCCGGCGCTCTTCTCCTGCAGAAGGCACACGCGGGTCACACCTCTCGCCTCGCCTCGCGCACCGCAGAAACGACACTGACAGGTTGCATTTCACGTGTCTGCCCCTTTCCCAgcgccgccattttggctcaagcAGAACACGCCGTGCGAGGGACAGAGACGCTTCCCATCGTACAGAAACGGCAGTGACAGGCTGCAttttgtgcgtgtctgtgctccTGCCAgcgccgccattttggctcaagcAAAAGGTAGGGTGCACGAGGCAGAAATGCTTCgtactggaaaaaaacagtaataacagGGACAGGGGTGCTTTCCACTTATCTGTCCCTTGCCAGAgccaccattttggctcaaaggGAATGCAGCGGACAAGGGTCAGGAACTTCCTTCCCTTCCTTCCCACTTCCCAAAATGGCAGCTGCACTGGTGCAGTCTTCATCCCAAGCCAGAgccaccattttggctcagatAAAATGCTGCACAGGAGGGGCTGGACAAGCCTCCTCTGGTCAGCGAGAGCCAGATACTGACCCTCGTTAAGGACACAGCTCATTAAAGCTGCCCTGGGAGAACGGGCTGCGGGGGGAGCACGTTGGACAAGCGGAGGTAGCCGTTACCGCTCGCTCGcgaaaacaaccccccccccccccccgcctccgtGTTCCTCCACCTGTTAATGTGTATGCGCTCATGAATATTTAAGGCTGTCTGCGGGTGCAGCGCAACAAGTGCTTCTGCGGCCACGGGTGCTGGTGCATttgagtcagaaaaaaaaaaaaacctttacacgtttttccatttaaaagcacccgcccccccgccccagtgaTATGAACAGGTAAAGCGGTTAAAGCGGTTTAGTCGAATCTCGTCCCGGACCGGTGCCCAAATCTGCCTTCACTCTCTGGCTCGGCTGCTCCGTGTGAACCGCAGGCaaagggcagggggggggggggggcgcaggtgaGCCCCCGGAGCTGAGGAATATTTTGGACGTGCCTGCGAATGTAAAGCGCTTGCAAATGCGTGTTTTTGGAAGCGCGAGCAGCTAGCGTGTCAGCCAGCAGCTAGCGTGTCAGAGTGAGCAGCTAGCGTGTCAGAGCCAGCAGCTAGCGTGTCAGAGCCAGCAGCTAGCGTGTCAGAGCCAGCAGCTAGCGTGTCAGAGCCAGCAGCTAGCGTGTTAGAGCCAGAGGCTAGCATGTCAGAGCCAGCAGCTAGCGTGTCAGAGTGAGCAGCTAGTGTGTCAGAGCCAGAGGCTAGCGTGTCAGAGCCAGCAGCTAGCGTGTTAGAGCCAGCAGCTAGCGTGTCAGAGCCAGCAGCTAGTGTGTCAGAGCCAGAGGCTAGCGTGTCAGAGTGAGCAGCTAGCATGTCAGAGCCAGCAGCTAGCGTGTCAGAGCCAGAGGCTAGCATGTCAGAGCCAGCAGCTAGCATGTCAGAGCCAGAGGCTAGCGTGTCAGAGCCAGCAGCTAGCGTGTCAGAGCCAGCAGCTAGTGTATCAGAGCCAGCAGCTAGCGTGTCAGAGCCAGCAGCAAGCGTGTCAGAGCCAGCAGCTAGTGTGTCAGAGCCAGCAGCTACTGCGTCAGAGCCAGCAGCTACTGCGTGTCAGAGCGAGCAGCTACTGCGTCAGAGCCAGCAGCTACTGCGTCAGAGCCAGCAGCTAGCGTGTCAGAGAGAGCAGCTAGCGTGTCAGAGCCAGCAGCTACTGCGTCAGAGCCAGCAGCTACTGCGTCAGAGCCAGCAGCTACTGCGTCAGAGCCAGCAGCTAGCGTGTCAGAGCCAGCAGCTACTGCGTCAGAGCCAGCAGCTACTGCGTCAGAGCCAGCAGCTACTGCGTCAGAGCCAGCAGCTAGCGTGTCAGAGAGAGCAGCTAGCGCGTCAGAGCCAGAGGCTCCCGCCTTCCACAGCACAACCGGGTCTGCTCAGACCacaggtactgtgtgtgtgtgcgtgtgtgcgcacatacGTGTGTGCGTCTTAGgcagtgcatgtgtgagatttattgcgtgtgtgtgtatccgtctGTTAGCTAATGTATGTGTGACATTTGGCACTAGGTAGGGtctgtgtgcatacgtgtgtgtgtgtaagtgtgtgtgtgtaaaaaggTGCATCTCACCAGGTTCTCCTGGTTGCGTGCATTCACTCTGTCATCTTCTCCTCCGCGCATGTACTTCACCTCCTCCACTCCCTTCATCTTGTACtcatctgcagagagagagatagaacaGGAGAGGGATGGTGGGAGTTGAGAGTTGAGTTGAGCTCCACTCATTCACAGCTGCTGTAATGTTCTGTCCATcctgcctacacacacacacacacacacactcacacacccacaagcgcacacacatgcagacgcgCACATATGGacatacgtatacacacacacgcacacacacacacacacacacatacacatgcacgcacacacacacacacacggaaatacgtatgcacacacacacacacacacacacggacatacgtatgcacacacatacactggcTGTGGAGTGGGCCAGAGAGGGTTCTGTTTGTGGACTCGTTTGTTGAACCAGTAGAGGAATTAAACGGCACTGAGACCTCTCTGATaagaacacacaccacaccctgtCCTATCAGcttgtacacacatacaggagcCAGCAGCACCTGAGGctctctccccccacaccccacacacacacacacacacacacacacacacacacaccacttttAGCGAGATACCGAGCAGGGGAGAAGGAGGACACAAGACACAGTAGCACTTGCACCACGTTGCTcccaaaacaacttttttttattttgacaacgTATTTTCGACCCCAGGGCCTGTCCCTGAAAAAGGTGCACTCGGATCAAAACATTGTCAAAATAACACATCTGTTTTGGGAGCAATAAGGGCACGCAAACGCTATCATTTCTCGCGGTttgattcctctctctctctctctctccctccctccttctctctttctgtctctttctctccctccctccctccctctctctctctctccctatctctcccttCATCTGGCTGAAGCCCCCTTAAAAACAAGTGCGTCACGCGGTGGCCGCTCTCCAGAATCGGTATCTGGTGTTCGCATTGACCCTATCGCCCTCCaacacctctccccctctttagTCTCACGGAAAACTGCTGAAATTCAGTTTGTGTACACCGACGGACTCTGCGTTTCTGCATCAAACCGACTGCAGaggaccgagagagagagagagagagagggaaggaaagagagagagagaaaggacttCCTATCAGCGCTTGAGGAATGTAAACATTCTGAAGTTCAACAGCTCCTACCTTGACGTGCTCGCAACTCACCGAAGCACACGTAcgtgtacacgcacgcacacaggagcagccacacacacacacacacacgcacacgcacacacgcacactcactctcacacacacacacacacacacacacgcacactcactctcacacacacacacacacacacacacacacacacacacatgcacactcactctcactctctcacacacacacacacatacacacacactcactctcacacacacacactcaggcacacacaatcACTTCAAAGCACACCATATCAGCGGTGTACAATCCAACACACACTGCCATGAACACAGTACAACTAATTTAAAACTCagttaatgcaaaataaatcataaattctaAACTGACTTCACCATCAGGTAAATATCACCTTCACAGCAAAGccaattaaacacacacacacacacacaccctaaacgCCAAACACTAACTAAAACAGGTCCTACAGAACATGCCCTTTCCCCTCAACTTtaattttggggggggtgtaagTGTGATCATGTCATACCCCAGGCTGTGACAGGAAGCTGTGTACCGTGTACCCTtaggaaacaaaaatatatttttgcccATATATGGAGATGCAGCATTCTTGAAATGTCTTCTTTGTGACAATGGCAAGCTGTTCCAAACTTTTCAGCAATTAACTACACACACCATCCACATCAACACATAACACTGGATTACTTCAGGAATAGGAAATTGTTACTTGAAATGCAACACATTCTGCAAGTGTCTACGGTGAAATGCTTTAAGATttacagatatactgtatagcaaaatatatgaattatgGCCACTTTGATTTCAGTGGGATACATCTGACAACAGCCAACAGAGTatattattaaacaaaaattacaATACCTTGGCATGTATTGGCAAACGTATTTGTGTGCCTACATATATTCAACTTCAAATGTATCATCCAatacattacagtatatttttcaatttatgGCAATACATTTGACCTCCTACTAGTGACAAGAAGGTTTTACGCATGTAAAACACAACTTATTCATGCTTATTACTTTACAAATAGTATGCGAcaccatgaaaacaaaaaatgctagTTTGCTCACTGAAATCGTTCACACTTAGGCCGGGCCTGAAAAAGTTCACCCCTGCGCAGACAGTGCTCAAGTGAACgagtgagaaaagaaaagaaaaagacaaagtcAAACGTTTCGCCATTCCAGCTGTCACCGGCGGCGTTCACCTCTCATCGCCACTGACGACAGCTGGACatgttctttttcccccccccctccttgtgCCATTTACCCGACTCTGCTCACC
Encoded proteins:
- the LOC118225922 gene encoding uncharacterized protein C1orf21 homolog isoform X2 — translated: MGCTSAKQVSAVPSDEEGRAKAYGNGDLFTDEYKMKGVEEVKYMRGGEDDRVNARNQENLEKSAGAFRNRQHKEIPGGNTNRTNIHTSESQQEFFRMLDEKIEKGRDYCSEEEDVT
- the LOC118225922 gene encoding uncharacterized protein C1orf21 homolog isoform X1; this encodes MHSSEWSLVGLRVWAEATTVLSRSLQRELPPVCPREAHRTAREPRRTGDTGLAQLNEYKMKGVEEVKYMRGGEDDRVNARNQENLEKSAGAFRNRQHKEIPGGNTNRTNIHTSESQQEFFRMLDEKIEKGRDYCSEEEDVT